The proteins below come from a single Anaerobaca lacustris genomic window:
- a CDS encoding exosortase/archaeosortase family protein: MVQISCSVPETHPSSPARRSWGGLARCSYVKVAVVAGLLGVLFRNEIEQIVRLWMTDANWSHGFLIPLFSLYFIHQRRDGILALQYVRDPLAEMLAGRRPGRLGPGQTRSCYLGLVLLLGTLIFYVFNLVSPSGYAYFRPLSVILAIGSVVLFLGGRRLLAQTWLPIAFLVFAVPLPRRYYVGLTIPMRRIAAAVATALLNLVDGLEAGSSGVVIDIVYKGQRLEPALDVAEACSGMRLLMAFVALGVAMAYLHERPLWHRIVLLAATIPIAIFCNIVRVTATGFIYVLADPKYTQGMYHDALGLAMLPLAFALYGFLAWFMSSLFVDEDRLDQGDMIVRRCSTQ; this comes from the coding sequence GTGGTCCAGATATCTTGCTCGGTTCCAGAGACGCATCCTTCGAGTCCCGCTCGAAGAAGCTGGGGCGGACTCGCGCGGTGCAGTTACGTCAAGGTCGCGGTCGTGGCCGGGCTGCTTGGCGTGCTGTTCCGCAACGAGATCGAGCAGATCGTCCGTCTGTGGATGACTGACGCGAACTGGTCGCACGGTTTTCTCATTCCGCTGTTCAGCCTGTACTTCATCCATCAGCGGCGGGACGGGATTCTGGCCCTGCAATACGTACGCGACCCGCTGGCCGAGATGCTGGCCGGGCGTCGTCCCGGGCGTCTGGGGCCGGGCCAGACGCGTTCGTGCTATCTGGGGCTGGTCCTGCTGCTTGGTACGCTGATCTTCTATGTGTTCAATCTGGTCAGTCCTTCGGGCTATGCGTACTTTCGTCCGCTGTCGGTAATCCTGGCCATCGGTTCGGTGGTGCTGTTTCTCGGCGGCCGGCGGCTGCTCGCGCAGACGTGGCTGCCGATTGCCTTCCTGGTCTTCGCGGTGCCGCTGCCGCGTCGGTACTACGTGGGTCTGACGATCCCGATGCGGCGGATCGCCGCAGCGGTGGCGACCGCGTTGCTGAACCTGGTCGATGGTCTCGAAGCCGGCTCCAGCGGCGTGGTGATCGACATCGTCTACAAGGGACAGCGCCTGGAGCCGGCGCTCGACGTGGCCGAGGCGTGCAGTGGGATGCGCCTGCTGATGGCGTTCGTGGCGCTCGGTGTGGCGATGGCCTATCTTCACGAGCGGCCGCTGTGGCATCGCATCGTCCTGCTGGCCGCAACGATTCCCATCGCGATCTTCTGTAACATCGTGCGCGTGACGGCGACGGGGTTCATTTACGTGCTGGCCGATCCGAAATATACACAGGGAATGTACCACGATGCACTGGGCCTGGCGATGCTGCCGCTGGCCTTCGCGCTGTATGGCTTTCTGGCGTGGTTCATGTCGAGCTTGTTCGTCGATGAGGACCGCCTCGATCAAGGCGACATGATCGTTCGCAGGTGTTCGACCCAATGA
- a CDS encoding polysaccharide biosynthesis/export family protein: MCYVRLAIYDFARRAGLWLTVAALTAAVAGCSNKLLDPAQIGRFRPTPAVNVILDSLGVAEETPVAWAAADEPRPQDIVAVQGDYTLRTGDLVRISIFELYQEGATMVNDYVVSETGKISIPEVGVMQAAGLTETQLEQEIRQVLSPSVLKEPSVTVTLMNSQQRTFSILGNGVPQPGRYGIPRYDFRLTDALATAGGPMQFNVSHIYVARAHDPAAAPPMARPEIDELELVEPRSLQDVSLPAPAVRPPAPSLTVPQGEIPVPSEPAEKFELEREMLDLIKPSSGSTWPAPGRPVSQRPAPSAQESISASVVPPGYRLLAPEKPVAAKDPAASDVLIAPTEFGDARGETDRSTPPRPEPAGRVEWVFRNGQWVPVPVEPGYQAQPATPAPPAPDRRSQEAPVEEEHAGPIEWVQENGQWIPVEKGKPRPATPVAVEPRPEARPPKVEPLPMDAEWQEAVQTRLMKVPADKLLAGDPRYNVVIKPGDTIYVPVDLIGEFCIMGNVNRAGFIGLTGRPMTLKMAIAAAGGLGPLAYPKTCEVVRRLGGDREQIVMVDLDKIASGEQPDFFIKPNDLINVGTHPTSRWRAALRNAFRAAYGFAFVYDRNFVYADDYYGTSLF; this comes from the coding sequence ATGTGCTACGTACGACTCGCTATCTACGATTTCGCCCGCAGAGCAGGCCTGTGGCTGACGGTCGCTGCGCTGACCGCGGCGGTTGCCGGGTGCAGCAACAAGCTGCTGGACCCGGCGCAGATCGGACGATTCCGTCCGACGCCGGCGGTCAATGTGATCCTCGATTCGCTCGGTGTGGCCGAGGAGACGCCGGTGGCGTGGGCGGCCGCCGACGAGCCGCGGCCGCAGGACATCGTCGCCGTCCAGGGCGACTACACGCTGCGAACGGGCGACCTCGTGCGCATCTCGATTTTCGAGCTCTACCAGGAAGGGGCGACGATGGTCAACGACTACGTCGTCTCGGAGACCGGCAAGATCTCGATCCCCGAGGTCGGCGTGATGCAGGCGGCGGGTCTGACGGAGACGCAGTTGGAGCAGGAGATCCGGCAGGTCCTCTCGCCCAGCGTTCTGAAGGAGCCGTCGGTAACGGTGACGCTGATGAACTCGCAGCAGCGGACGTTCTCGATCCTGGGCAACGGCGTGCCGCAGCCGGGTCGGTACGGCATCCCTCGCTACGACTTTCGACTGACCGACGCGCTGGCGACGGCCGGCGGGCCGATGCAGTTCAACGTCAGCCACATCTACGTCGCGCGGGCCCATGATCCGGCAGCGGCGCCACCGATGGCGCGGCCGGAAATCGATGAACTCGAACTGGTCGAGCCTCGGTCGCTGCAGGACGTGTCTTTGCCCGCTCCGGCCGTTCGGCCGCCCGCGCCTTCGCTGACGGTGCCCCAGGGAGAGATTCCGGTCCCTTCCGAACCGGCCGAGAAATTCGAGCTCGAACGGGAGATGCTCGACCTGATCAAGCCGTCATCCGGCTCGACATGGCCCGCGCCCGGCAGGCCGGTGTCGCAACGGCCCGCTCCATCGGCGCAGGAGAGCATTTCGGCGTCGGTAGTGCCGCCGGGCTACCGACTGTTGGCGCCCGAGAAACCTGTAGCGGCGAAAGATCCCGCCGCCAGTGATGTCCTGATCGCGCCGACCGAGTTTGGGGACGCACGTGGCGAGACCGATCGATCCACACCGCCGCGGCCGGAGCCTGCCGGCAGGGTGGAGTGGGTCTTCCGAAATGGTCAATGGGTCCCGGTCCCGGTCGAGCCGGGTTACCAGGCGCAGCCCGCGACGCCCGCTCCGCCGGCCCCGGACCGCCGGTCGCAGGAGGCGCCCGTTGAAGAGGAACACGCCGGCCCGATCGAATGGGTTCAGGAAAACGGACAGTGGATTCCGGTCGAGAAGGGCAAGCCCCGGCCGGCGACTCCTGTGGCCGTCGAGCCGCGACCGGAGGCCCGGCCGCCGAAGGTCGAACCGCTGCCGATGGACGCCGAGTGGCAGGAGGCGGTGCAAACGCGTCTGATGAAGGTCCCGGCCGACAAGCTGCTGGCGGGTGACCCACGCTACAATGTCGTCATCAAGCCGGGCGACACGATCTACGTGCCGGTCGATCTGATCGGCGAGTTCTGCATCATGGGCAATGTCAATCGCGCCGGGTTCATCGGTCTCACGGGCCGGCCGATGACGTTGAAGATGGCCATCGCGGCCGCCGGGGGGCTTGGACCGCTGGCGTATCCGAAGACCTGCGAGGTCGTACGCCGACTCGGTGGTGACAGAGAGCAGATCGTCATGGTCGATCTGGACAAGATCGCCAGCGGTGAGCAGCCCGACTTCTTCATCAAGCCGAACGACCTGATCAACGTGGGGACGCATCCCACTTCACGGTGGCGGGCGGCGTTGCGAAACGCCTTCCGCGCGGCCTACGGCTTTGCGTTTGTGTACGATCGCAACTTCGTCTATGCGGACGACTACTACGGCACCTCGTTGTTCTGA
- a CDS encoding polysaccharide biosynthesis tyrosine autokinase, which produces MKRNPIPMDVGRGAGRGGPGPGSARIGTAARALTPKEIFGMLRRHIWLVLFMTTLGGAVGGGGWVLVRRYAPLYKAEAILKVLPPVDTDPMEIVAMQVQQDLQYGHRVSLSNLMKRQDSLQALLRSDKVRQTHWFDQKVRGDVRRAVAYLDDNLNAFPHREAEHIIVSMTCGSPKEAALIVNEMARLFVSQHGDTQRQDVNQKLIELTGRRSIVEREIADGERAMQRVREETGLTDLERPAGRYFQHTITLQLNDLELQEHQLSLAIRQLRADIENLRTLAEGPISDQVEYAIQRDPVMISLAQQLALLEGQLSGRRTKFGDSHRVVRQTQELIDEIQQKRNQRRMEIAEQTRRANLYNARDTLRVLEQRQIELQHLRDQALEKQKALDDARARYEQYTKARDERVEMLNQIKTQIEKLRIMLDDPATPKVQVAGWAPEPLEMVLSRHVLLWGPGGTMLGLMLGLGLTFLIEMLNDLVRTPSDVRRFLRLPLLGVIPEANEDRAVDDVDLCHVVRDAPYSLLGECYRRCRTNLDLSGETGLKTLLVGSGAPGDGKTSVACNLAAAFAAKYEKVLLIDANLRQPSLHLAFPRTGSTETGETRRQGLTSVLTGQCDYQAAIRPSGIAGLDLIYAGPPTASPAEVLASHRMKDLIETVARHYDRVIVDSPPVLLVSDVKVLARVADATLLVFNAATTTRGAAQRTLFELQEVGANVVGCVLFGAEAMKGGYFRQQFRAYRKYLKPQLAANSA; this is translated from the coding sequence ATGAAGAGAAATCCGATCCCGATGGATGTCGGCAGAGGCGCCGGACGCGGCGGACCGGGACCCGGCTCTGCGCGCATCGGGACCGCCGCAAGGGCCCTGACGCCCAAAGAAATCTTCGGGATGCTGCGCCGGCACATCTGGCTGGTCCTGTTCATGACGACGCTCGGCGGTGCGGTGGGCGGCGGGGGATGGGTCCTGGTGCGCCGCTACGCGCCGCTCTACAAGGCTGAGGCGATCCTCAAGGTGCTGCCGCCCGTCGATACGGACCCGATGGAGATCGTCGCCATGCAGGTGCAGCAGGACCTTCAGTATGGCCATCGCGTCTCGCTGTCCAATCTGATGAAGCGGCAGGACAGCCTTCAGGCACTGCTCAGAAGCGACAAGGTCCGTCAGACACACTGGTTCGATCAGAAGGTCCGTGGCGATGTGCGCCGCGCGGTGGCCTATCTGGACGACAACCTCAACGCCTTCCCCCATCGCGAGGCCGAGCACATCATCGTCTCGATGACCTGTGGCAGTCCCAAGGAGGCGGCGCTGATCGTCAACGAGATGGCTCGTCTGTTCGTCAGCCAGCATGGGGACACGCAGCGGCAGGACGTCAATCAGAAACTGATCGAGCTGACCGGCCGCCGCAGTATCGTCGAGAGGGAGATCGCCGACGGCGAGCGGGCCATGCAGCGCGTCCGTGAGGAAACCGGTCTGACCGATCTGGAACGACCGGCGGGCCGTTACTTCCAGCACACCATTACGCTGCAACTGAACGACCTCGAACTCCAGGAGCACCAACTGTCGTTGGCGATCCGGCAGCTTCGGGCGGACATCGAGAACCTCCGGACCCTGGCCGAGGGGCCCATCAGCGACCAGGTCGAGTATGCGATCCAGCGCGACCCGGTGATGATCTCGCTGGCCCAGCAGTTGGCGCTGCTGGAAGGGCAACTGTCGGGCCGGCGCACGAAGTTCGGCGACAGCCACAGAGTGGTGCGACAGACCCAGGAGCTGATCGACGAGATTCAGCAGAAGCGCAACCAACGACGCATGGAGATTGCCGAACAGACGCGCCGCGCCAACCTCTACAACGCCAGGGACACGCTCCGCGTCCTGGAACAGAGGCAGATCGAACTGCAGCACCTGCGGGACCAGGCGCTCGAGAAGCAAAAGGCGCTGGATGATGCGCGGGCGCGCTACGAACAGTACACCAAGGCTCGGGACGAACGCGTCGAGATGCTCAATCAGATCAAGACGCAGATCGAGAAGTTGCGGATCATGCTGGACGATCCGGCGACGCCCAAAGTCCAGGTCGCCGGCTGGGCCCCCGAGCCGCTGGAGATGGTCCTCAGTCGGCACGTGCTGCTCTGGGGTCCGGGCGGAACGATGCTCGGCCTGATGCTCGGCCTGGGGCTGACGTTCCTGATCGAGATGCTCAACGACCTGGTGCGGACCCCGAGCGACGTGAGGCGATTCCTTCGCCTGCCGCTGCTGGGCGTGATCCCGGAGGCGAACGAGGACCGCGCGGTTGACGACGTCGATTTGTGTCACGTTGTGCGCGACGCGCCGTATTCGCTGTTGGGCGAGTGCTACCGTCGCTGTCGAACGAACCTGGACCTTTCGGGCGAAACGGGCCTGAAGACCCTGCTGGTCGGCAGCGGCGCTCCGGGTGACGGCAAGACGTCGGTGGCCTGCAACCTGGCGGCGGCCTTCGCGGCCAAGTACGAGAAGGTCTTGTTGATCGACGCCAACCTGCGCCAGCCGAGCCTGCATCTGGCCTTTCCGAGGACGGGTTCGACCGAGACCGGCGAAACGCGCCGGCAGGGGTTGACGAGCGTTCTGACCGGGCAGTGCGACTACCAGGCGGCGATTCGGCCCAGCGGCATCGCCGGGCTGGACCTGATCTATGCGGGCCCGCCCACGGCCAGCCCGGCCGAGGTGCTCGCCAGCCACCGGATGAAGGACCTGATCGAAACCGTGGCCCGGCACTACGACCGCGTGATCGTCGACAGCCCGCCCGTGCTGCTGGTCAGTGACGTCAAGGTCCTGGCCCGGGTGGCGGATGCAACGCTTCTGGTCTTCAACGCCGCGACGACCACGCGTGGAGCGGCCCAGAGGACGCTCTTCGAATTGCAGGAGGTCGGCGCCAACGTCGTCGGCTGCGTGCTGTTCGGCGCCGAGGCCATGAAGGGCGGCTACTTCCGCCAGCAGTTCCGAGCCTATCGCAAGTATCTCAAGCCCCAGTTGGCGGCCAATTCTGCATGA
- a CDS encoding tetratricopeptide repeat protein: MARRRLNKKVALMGSTVFLILAMLAVVVILRLTRDPAHFVADGDAAWAAHDYETARRNYAEALNRTRDTDEKIDLYFKLADVYRAADDWRRVLACWEQIITSDPQNVRARLARLKYVYIMADSLSGIGQSVGAYWEDAASQAADLLRVAREAGLLEAQKVHWELSFDEAEPAAWDGRIQLIGPYLHFVQGRAAMELTSLGAGTDPDRLLAQAQEHLQEAGRLDPGNAEIHRYLTAAFREEARVAESRGHFDRRDEALRRTDEVLSQAIAASGADPGPQISRLDGRLAEAKTSSLAQARDKMRVLEGEYQALAETFDSSAEAFAAIAEFYSLYSAYLHTDAAAEKLDRAIEAVDRGRVLDPTSVRTARLAAGLYYRRFTLYGDEPSLHTAIALTEAALDLPAARDMPGPMQYAAQMVRFSLCALLGRFYLEQTLLSDGAAPPDAATLAKAEKVVHEIEQIQGSGENAQVVKWKGMLALARGQKGQAVRDLHAAYEQVRAAAGAADAFLSYTLARLFEDTSEVGAVIEFLGSALNSGIVNTRPEAVLDYGDALLRVRSYDVALSAVNSFDERFGATVRSRRLRVRALLAKGHITEAGEAIEKLESDDPETLKLHLVLADAKASQLEDAIQRNTSSSGPPAESMPPGGSDGTDGAARAMQADLRACRRRQADLMQRLLRADPTGVDGRNLETLCQMLIAQDDAALARTLVETFLQQSPQDVGALFCRGLLSQPDPSACSLSRRRELRLEAIGRLSDPVVRAAELGLFHENEGTLDEAVAQWQQVLEATASATAPSGPAYLRPGPPSLRYRAVGHLFDIARQREDWPGAEKAAAVARADDLDDCEGHLFAGRLAFAKGRYTESLNHLDECLRRRPVFSYGYMFRSNVQAALGNEHACLADARKASSLNPADPLVARTLANAVLVRNRGLGDRLTTDQRNEALMALERAVQLNPRDTEVLLVYAGLLDDSDPVKALGIRQTIQITAPGLENAVKLGRLATDIAVKEADPARKSAFVSIAETAFEQARRIDPTDEFMLQSYAEHYRVTGQTDRAAQLLLDSGDARLLWRHYHQTGRYEQAGTLLRQLYDDPIGRDDALKGLVLVAEATGDRDAVKKYSEELLSRQDNAANRLAQIRAFLDLGLIHEAEHKLQSFKEKHPGEPRLLLVEAFLAKRQGRLERALELVNRHLETNQQDAIGWRLRGEIARLMGNHDRAIGDFHKSRLLHDAPDTTVALANAYLWAGRHEEAVSELRAVLKTANPPAVARTLLERTYRRLERVDALQRFYAETLAELPDSVAWLMRAGAFAIDRRNYEEALDLYGRAYRLLQAQASDSHQSEVLLSGALDGYLHSLVLSAGDPADGSGSWRSERLERLFREADKYTGTDHAAVAFYRMAEARKKLGDIDEARRLSHQAVERAWGDDRLAVEILRRVRLLVGDDDVARYCRDRLATAPDSLAANVTMFHLARVQGDYDGAVDYADKCIALSGSDSKRVTEYMLKKADLLTAAHKETSDSRYLRGAIGVYESLAEKMPTNSNVLNNLAYMLAKNDERLDEARRHVERALSAEPDHAAYLDTYALVLHKQGDAAAAVQAITAAIQQYEMGGTASAAAYEHLGMIREALGDRKSALAAYRQALALTDGEPSDASVRRIGSAVERLQAGP, encoded by the coding sequence ATGGCGAGAAGGCGTCTGAACAAGAAGGTCGCCCTGATGGGCTCGACGGTCTTCTTGATCCTGGCCATGCTGGCGGTAGTGGTTATTCTGCGGCTGACCCGCGACCCGGCCCATTTCGTGGCTGACGGCGACGCGGCGTGGGCGGCCCATGACTATGAGACCGCACGTCGAAACTACGCGGAGGCGTTGAATCGGACGAGGGACACGGACGAGAAGATCGATCTCTACTTCAAGCTCGCCGATGTCTACCGGGCCGCTGACGACTGGCGCCGCGTGTTGGCCTGCTGGGAGCAGATCATCACGTCGGACCCGCAAAACGTCCGCGCACGGCTGGCCCGTCTGAAGTACGTCTACATCATGGCCGACAGTCTCAGCGGGATCGGACAGAGCGTTGGCGCCTACTGGGAAGATGCCGCTTCACAGGCGGCGGACCTGCTGCGGGTCGCCCGTGAGGCCGGACTGTTGGAGGCCCAGAAGGTCCATTGGGAGCTGTCGTTCGACGAGGCCGAGCCGGCCGCGTGGGACGGCCGGATCCAGCTCATCGGTCCGTATCTGCACTTCGTCCAGGGGCGGGCGGCGATGGAACTGACCTCTCTGGGGGCCGGCACCGACCCGGACCGGCTGCTGGCGCAGGCCCAGGAGCACCTGCAAGAGGCCGGGCGGCTCGATCCCGGGAACGCCGAGATCCATCGATATCTCACAGCGGCTTTCCGGGAAGAGGCCCGTGTGGCCGAATCTCGCGGCCATTTCGATCGACGGGATGAGGCCCTCCGGCGCACCGACGAGGTCCTGTCGCAGGCCATTGCGGCCAGCGGTGCCGATCCCGGTCCGCAGATCAGCCGTCTGGACGGCCGACTGGCCGAGGCCAAGACAAGCTCTCTTGCCCAGGCGAGGGACAAGATGAGGGTGCTGGAGGGTGAATACCAGGCCCTCGCCGAGACGTTCGATTCCAGTGCGGAGGCATTCGCCGCCATTGCCGAGTTCTATTCTCTGTATTCCGCTTATCTGCACACCGATGCGGCCGCCGAGAAGCTCGACCGGGCCATCGAGGCGGTCGACAGGGGACGGGTCTTGGACCCGACGAGCGTTCGGACGGCGCGTTTGGCGGCCGGACTGTACTACCGTCGGTTCACGCTCTACGGCGACGAGCCGTCGCTGCACACGGCCATCGCCCTGACCGAAGCGGCGCTGGACCTGCCCGCCGCCCGGGATATGCCCGGACCGATGCAGTATGCCGCTCAGATGGTCCGGTTCTCGCTGTGTGCTTTGCTGGGCAGGTTCTATCTTGAGCAGACGCTGCTGTCGGACGGCGCGGCGCCTCCGGACGCGGCGACGCTGGCCAAGGCGGAGAAGGTGGTCCACGAGATCGAGCAGATCCAGGGCAGCGGCGAGAACGCCCAGGTGGTCAAATGGAAGGGGATGCTCGCACTGGCCAGGGGACAGAAGGGCCAGGCTGTCCGAGACCTCCATGCGGCCTACGAGCAGGTCCGAGCGGCCGCCGGCGCCGCAGACGCCTTCCTCTCCTACACGCTGGCGCGGCTCTTCGAAGACACCTCGGAGGTCGGCGCCGTCATCGAGTTTCTCGGGTCAGCTCTGAACTCGGGCATCGTGAACACCCGTCCGGAGGCCGTGCTGGACTACGGCGATGCGCTGCTGCGGGTGCGATCTTACGACGTCGCGCTCAGCGCCGTCAACAGCTTCGACGAGCGATTCGGGGCCACCGTTCGGAGTCGGCGACTTCGCGTGCGTGCGCTGTTGGCCAAGGGGCACATTACCGAGGCTGGCGAGGCCATCGAGAAATTGGAGTCGGACGATCCCGAAACACTGAAGCTGCACCTGGTCCTTGCGGACGCCAAGGCCTCGCAGTTGGAGGATGCGATTCAACGAAACACGTCTTCATCCGGCCCGCCTGCTGAGTCGATGCCTCCGGGCGGAAGCGACGGAACCGACGGTGCGGCTCGGGCCATGCAGGCCGACCTGCGTGCGTGCCGCCGGCGTCAGGCGGATCTCATGCAGCGTTTGTTGCGAGCCGATCCGACCGGCGTCGACGGCAGGAACCTTGAGACGCTGTGTCAGATGCTGATCGCGCAGGATGACGCGGCGTTGGCGAGGACACTCGTCGAGACCTTTCTCCAGCAGTCTCCTCAGGACGTTGGGGCGTTGTTTTGCCGGGGGCTCCTGTCGCAGCCCGATCCGTCGGCCTGTTCGTTGTCACGTCGCCGGGAGCTTCGCCTCGAGGCGATTGGCCGCCTGAGCGATCCCGTAGTCCGGGCCGCCGAACTTGGTCTGTTTCACGAGAATGAGGGAACCCTCGACGAGGCCGTGGCGCAGTGGCAGCAGGTCCTCGAGGCGACGGCATCGGCGACCGCTCCGAGCGGACCGGCCTATCTGCGCCCCGGGCCGCCGAGCCTGCGGTATCGCGCGGTCGGGCACCTCTTCGACATCGCGCGACAGCGAGAAGACTGGCCTGGGGCCGAGAAGGCGGCCGCTGTGGCGCGGGCGGACGACCTCGACGACTGCGAGGGGCATCTCTTCGCCGGGCGACTGGCGTTCGCCAAGGGCCGATACACCGAGTCGCTGAACCACCTCGATGAATGCCTTAGGCGGCGGCCCGTCTTCTCCTATGGGTACATGTTTCGCAGCAACGTTCAGGCTGCCCTTGGCAACGAGCATGCGTGCCTTGCCGATGCGCGGAAGGCGTCGAGCCTGAATCCCGCCGATCCACTGGTGGCCAGGACGCTGGCCAATGCCGTGCTCGTGCGGAATCGGGGCCTGGGTGATCGCCTGACGACCGACCAGCGGAACGAGGCGCTGATGGCCCTGGAGCGTGCCGTCCAGTTGAACCCGAGAGACACGGAGGTGCTGCTGGTCTATGCCGGTCTTCTCGACGACAGCGATCCTGTCAAAGCCTTGGGCATTCGACAGACGATTCAGATCACCGCCCCGGGTCTTGAGAATGCGGTGAAGCTCGGGCGGCTGGCGACGGATATTGCGGTCAAGGAGGCCGATCCGGCCCGGAAATCCGCGTTCGTCTCGATTGCCGAGACGGCCTTCGAGCAGGCCCGACGAATCGACCCGACCGATGAGTTCATGCTCCAGAGCTACGCCGAGCATTACCGCGTCACCGGCCAGACCGACAGGGCGGCGCAACTGCTGCTCGATTCCGGGGACGCCCGCCTGCTGTGGCGTCACTATCATCAAACCGGTCGCTACGAGCAGGCCGGCACGCTCCTGCGACAGCTCTACGACGACCCCATTGGCAGGGACGATGCGCTCAAAGGGCTGGTCCTTGTCGCCGAGGCGACGGGCGACAGAGACGCTGTGAAGAAGTACTCCGAGGAGTTGCTGAGCCGACAGGACAATGCCGCCAATCGCCTGGCCCAGATCCGCGCCTTCCTCGATCTGGGCCTGATCCACGAGGCGGAGCACAAGCTGCAGAGCTTCAAGGAGAAGCATCCCGGGGAGCCTCGCCTTCTTCTGGTGGAGGCGTTCCTTGCCAAGCGACAGGGGCGATTGGAGCGGGCCCTGGAGTTGGTGAACCGGCACCTCGAAACGAACCAGCAGGACGCCATAGGCTGGCGTCTTCGCGGGGAGATTGCCCGGCTGATGGGCAACCACGATCGGGCGATCGGCGATTTTCACAAGAGCCGTCTGCTCCACGATGCCCCTGACACGACCGTGGCTCTGGCCAATGCGTATCTCTGGGCCGGCAGGCACGAGGAGGCGGTCAGCGAACTACGTGCCGTTCTGAAGACGGCGAATCCGCCGGCCGTCGCCCGGACGCTCCTGGAAAGGACCTATCGCAGGCTCGAACGCGTCGATGCGCTCCAACGCTTTTACGCCGAGACGCTGGCGGAGTTGCCCGACAGCGTCGCCTGGCTCATGCGCGCAGGGGCCTTCGCCATCGACCGACGCAACTACGAAGAAGCGCTCGATCTGTACGGGCGGGCCTATCGCCTCCTGCAGGCTCAGGCTTCCGATTCCCATCAGAGCGAGGTTCTGTTGTCGGGGGCCCTGGACGGGTACCTGCATTCGCTGGTTCTCAGCGCCGGAGATCCTGCGGATGGAAGCGGGTCATGGCGTTCGGAACGGCTGGAGCGGCTCTTCCGGGAGGCCGACAAGTACACCGGCACCGACCATGCGGCGGTGGCGTTCTATCGGATGGCCGAGGCCAGGAAGAAGCTCGGCGACATTGATGAGGCGCGCCGTCTGTCTCACCAGGCCGTCGAGAGGGCCTGGGGCGACGACCGGCTGGCCGTGGAGATCCTGCGTCGCGTTCGTCTTCTCGTGGGTGACGACGACGTAGCGCGGTATTGTCGGGACCGGCTGGCGACCGCCCCGGATTCCCTGGCCGCCAACGTCACGATGTTCCATCTGGCGCGCGTCCAGGGCGATTATGACGGTGCTGTCGATTATGCCGACAAGTGTATTGCTCTGAGCGGCTCGGACTCGAAACGTGTCACCGAATACATGCTCAAGAAAGCCGATCTGCTGACGGCGGCTCACAAGGAAACGTCCGATTCGCGATATCTTCGCGGGGCCATCGGGGTCTACGAAAGTCTGGCGGAGAAAATGCCGACAAACAGCAATGTGCTGAACAATCTGGCATACATGCTCGCCAAGAACGACGAGCGACTCGACGAGGCCCGACGGCACGTCGAACGCGCGTTGAGCGCAGAGCCGGACCATGCGGCGTATCTGGATACGTACGCCCTCGTCCTGCACAAGCAGGGCGACGCCGCCGCAGCGGTCCAGGCGATCACTGCCGCGATTCAGCAGTACGAAATGGGCGGGACCGCCTCGGCGGCGGCCTACGAGCACCTGGGTATGATCAGGGAGGCTCTGGGCGACAGGAAGAGCGCCCTGGCCGCCTATCGTCAGGCGCTGGCGCTGACGGACGGTGAGCCGTCCGACGCGTCCGTTCGGCGGATCGGTTCAGCCGTTGAGCGATTGCAGGCCGGCCCGTGA
- a CDS encoding SDR family oxidoreductase: protein MEKFLVTGGAGFIGSNICRRLVAEGCFVRVVDNLLTGKRSNLDGVIDKIDFVEGDMGDEAVARDVVRDVDVVLHEGALPSVPRSVDEPELTHKHCVDATFTLLMAARDAGVKRFVYAASSSAYGDTPTLPKVETMATSPLSPYAVGKLVGEYYCSVFAKVFGLETISLRYFNVFGPYQDPTSQYAAAIPAFVTSILRDEPPTIYGDGEQSRDFTYIDNVVQANLCAARAEKTNGEVVNVACAEKITVNEIIAMINEMVGKNVVPIYAPARLGDVKHSLADITAARELIGFEPVVLFREGLQKAIAWYRDNLM, encoded by the coding sequence ATGGAGAAGTTCCTGGTAACGGGCGGAGCCGGCTTCATCGGCTCGAACATCTGTCGGCGACTCGTCGCCGAGGGCTGCTTCGTTCGCGTGGTGGACAACCTGCTGACGGGCAAGCGAAGCAATCTCGATGGTGTGATCGACAAGATCGATTTCGTCGAAGGCGATATGGGCGATGAGGCCGTCGCGCGGGACGTTGTCCGGGACGTCGATGTCGTTCTGCACGAAGGGGCGCTGCCGAGCGTGCCGCGCAGCGTCGACGAGCCCGAGCTGACACACAAGCACTGTGTCGATGCGACGTTCACGCTGCTGATGGCGGCGCGGGATGCGGGCGTCAAGCGGTTCGTCTATGCCGCCAGTTCATCGGCCTATGGCGATACGCCCACGCTGCCCAAGGTCGAGACGATGGCGACCAGCCCGCTCTCGCCTTATGCGGTCGGCAAGCTCGTAGGCGAATATTACTGTTCGGTCTTCGCCAAGGTTTTTGGCCTCGAGACGATCTCGCTTCGCTACTTCAATGTGTTCGGCCCCTACCAGGACCCGACGAGCCAGTACGCCGCCGCGATTCCCGCGTTTGTCACGAGCATCCTCAGAGACGAGCCGCCCACGATCTATGGCGATGGCGAGCAGAGCCGTGATTTCACCTACATCGACAACGTCGTCCAGGCCAATCTCTGCGCCGCCCGCGCCGAGAAGACCAACGGCGAAGTCGTCAACGTCGCCTGCGCCGAGAAGATCACCGTCAACGAGATCATCGCCATGATCAACGAGATGGTGGGTAAGAACGTGGTGCCCATCTACGCGCCCGCCCGCCTCGGCGACGTCAAGCACTCGCTGGCCGACATCACCGCCGCCCGCGAGCTGATCGGCTTCGAGCCCGTCGTCCTGTTCCGCGAGGGCCTGCAGAAAGCCATCGCCTGGTACCGCGACAATCTGATGTAG